From Brassica oleracea var. oleracea cultivar TO1000 chromosome C3, BOL, whole genome shotgun sequence, a single genomic window includes:
- the LOC106332485 gene encoding protein trichome birefringence-like 34, with product MAKQQLLMLGIRASFHTLSAVLVAGVIFTTVFLSRKVLPKEHPQSDGAPNVEDGRDCNLFEGKWVFDNESNPIYKEEECKLMSDQLACEKFGRQDSSYKFWRWQPHTCNLPRFNATKLLESLRNKRMVYVGDSLNRGQWVSIVCMASSVIKNPKLMHMHNNGSNLISFKSLEYNATIDFYWAPLLVESNSDDPTNHRLPERIVRIQSIERHARHWTESDIIVLNSYLWWRMPHIKTLWGSFETLDGTYKEVEMVRVYEMALQTLSQWLEVHVNSNRTKLFFMSMSPTHERAEEWGGKTNQNCYGETSLIDKEGYNGRGSDPKMMRVVENVLDGLKRRGLNMHMINITQLSEYRKDGHPSIYRKQWEQLKEDQVLDPSSYSDCIHWCLPGVPDVWNHLLYAYIVDNHHST from the exons ATGGCAAAGCAACAACTGTTGATGCTGGGAATCAGGGCGAGCTTTCACACTCTCTCCGCCGTGCTTGTAGCCGGAGTAATATTCACTACTGTGTTTTTGTCCCGAAAGGTTTTACCAAAGGAACATCCTCAAAGCGACGGTGCTCCAAACGTCGAAGACGGTAGAGACTGTAATTTGTTCGAAGGAAAATGGGTATTTGATAATGAGTCAAACCCTATTTATAAAGAAGAAGAGTGCAAGCTCATGTCTGATCAGTTGGCTTGTGAAAAGTTTGGAAGACAAGATTCGAGTTACAAATTCTGGAGGTGGCAACCTCACACGTGCAATCTTCCCAG GTTTAATGCGACGAAGTTGCTGGAGAGTCTAAGAAATAAGAGGATGGTGTACGTAGGAGACTCCTTGAACAGAGGCCAATGGGTATCCATTGTGTGTATGGCTAGTTCTGTCATTAAAAACCCAAAGTTGATGCATATGCACAACAATGGCTCTAACCTCATCAGCTTCAAATCTCTA GAATATAATGCTACAATAGATTTTTATTGGGCTCCCTTGCTGGTGGAATCCAACTCGGACGATCCAACAAACCACAGGTTACCCGAACGGATTGTTCGGATCCAATCGATAGAGAGACATGCGAGGCATTGGACGGAATCTGATATCATTGTCTTAAACTCTTATTTATGGTGGAGAATGCCTCATATCAAGACACT GTGGGGGTCGTTTGAGACGTTAGATGGAACATACAAAGAAGTGGAGATGGTGAGAGTTTACGAGATGGCTTTGCAAACATTATCTCAGTGGTTAGAAGTTCACGTTAACTCCAACCGTACCAAACTTTTCTTCATGTCCATGTCTCCCACCCATGAAAG GGCTGAAGAATGGGGAGGCAAAACTAATCAGAACTGTTACGGAGAAACAAGTTTAATAGATAAAGAAGGATATAATGGAAGAGGGTCGGATCCAAAGATGATGAGAGTTGTAGAAAATGTACTTGACGGGCTAAAAAGGCGAGGACTGAACATGCATATGATAAACATTACGCAGCTATCGGAGTATAGAAAAGACGGTCACCCTTCGATATACAGAAAACAATGGGAGCAGTTGAAGGAAGATCAAGTCTTGGATCCAAGTAGTTACTCAGATTGTATACATTGGTGTTTGCCTGGAGTTCCTGATGTCTGGAATCACCTCCTTTATGCTTATATTGTTGATAACCACCACTCTACTTGA
- the LOC106329897 gene encoding uncharacterized protein LOC106329897 — MMVAKSFDLWQKDVFFSAAEEVQQSADTMESAYRLWIKEKRESGRVSVESDHLSNELQAALSTAKWQLEEFGRAVRLSHGRCRDDTTLTRHKQFVSAIENQIHRVQSALSENGEQPLRWVDLNKEERDDCWTSESFSSESINLSRCCGERTPVCVIDIDDERGSPESASNRNGTRGTWSSPNVPDIRALRINVPLEEEENKRNVSQTEATPKEKGYKPLFWMQRCRDYNQLFDRVRYYQRRFGVPLNRPVRIPFNRPVQLILSLALLLSLLLLFRVY; from the exons ATGATGGTAGCTAAAAGCTTCGATCTTTGGCAAAAGGATGTCTTTTTCTCCGCCGCCGAGGAGGTTCAACAATCTGCCGATAC GATGGAATCTGCATATAGGTTGTGGATTAAAGAGAAGAGAGAAAGTGGTCGAGTCTCTGTAGAATCAGACCACCTCTCCAATGAACTTCAAGCAGCTTTGAGCACAGCTAAATGGCAGCTGGAAGAGTTTGGGAGGGCAGTGAGGTTGAGCCATGGGCGTTGTCGAGACGACACCACGTTGACTAGGCACAAACAGTTTGTCTCCGCTATCGAAAACCAGATTCATCGAGTGCAGTCTGCTTTGAGTGAGAACGGGGAACAGCCTTTGCGTTGGGTGGATCTTAACAAAGAGGAGCGTGATGACTGTTGG ACATCTGAGAGTTTCAGCAGTGAAAGCATCAACTTGAGTAGATGTTGCGGTGAGAGGACCCCCGTCTGTGTGATAGACATTGACGACGAGAGAGGTAGCCCTGAAAGTGCTAGTAATAGAAACGGTACAAGAGGAACATGGAGTTCACCTAATGTTCCTGATATTAGAGCATTGAGGATTAATGTTCCTCTTGAAGAAGAGGAGAATAAGAGAAATGTGTCGCAAACAGAAGCTACTCCTAAAGAAAAAGGATATAAGCCTCTGTTTTGGATGCAGAGATGTCGTGATTATAACCAGCTCTTTGACAGAGTCAGATACTATCAAAGGCGGTTTGGGGTTCCATTAAACCGACCGGTTCGCATTCCATTTAACCGACCGGTTCAGCTCATTCTTTCCTTGGCGTTACTATTGTCTCTTCTATTACTCTTTCGAGTTTATTAA
- the LOC106329898 gene encoding uncharacterized protein LOC106329898, protein MASSSTKRNYPRLLYSKGKAPSQQRSMSYYSYLSNFQMVREGVGFDAWEAVKKSAIGVFPMFYELKFTWCAKLVHYLLTNQLQVKKNYEIWSLIDWQPIRLSLVEFGEITGMNCEPFQKGEICDVDHTDFWKEMGVSTVVGPNLVQLQSVLERCKYWSLEKRTMVGLLCVLHLGVYGIAPSSHIPLECAKRVLDYEAFQRYPWGRVACQSLIYSVKCADYSTKESYTMAGFIFILQIWAYESVMGLGELYGNRIGGAEVPLLSWSGSRKRFKFEEFVRQEKEHHEDKVRVRHFTTEPNGQYTPKWDDEVDDGDVINLVLDIRNDCINRGFWDVTEESPATTRLKRPKSVPETDGQSSKKKKGDDTKTVGIEENTNSPSKEEIPVSQLYTLMKTLTGKLDNIDTSIEAKVGSLLAPITEKLATMEKELQKMKQKEAADERKEDANSNANNNENAEVNSKEMSWMVEMNSTSQDGLPSQRVVKKAKKASKKCEDMGLDKKKVFDKKVLKTKIQVPHLLDNASGDETWSDPVQREKVTDLGDHLDALAAMAKKLNKPTSPTPSSPPQKRQTKLASSQLFPFVGNSTVKRIITGVTPSVSAYDPFADVDADKMRNLLHFLLDDEKNSDRTSTHSTEFYKVIITPRNKWRTYNYGWLNNMHMWSAMHMFYKRSLCDPSPYHSQRIAFLDQWVVTKIVSDFKEFNTKTWKPTDTYKGIFNGTYPSDRVTNKKWLHDIDHLYACHFVNGNHWVALDIDLGKETITVYDSILTLVDDKEIQNFCRPFAKMIPSILSTMVSATVRKKSEKQFTVRRLKKVPQNDPPGDCGVYTIKYIECLAIGCTFEGLRDETIQDLRRKLAAEIYDSVGEPQITHLFTDTAK, encoded by the exons ATGGCTTCTTCTAGCACTAAGAGAAACTATCCGCGTCTACTCTACAGTAAAGGAAAAGCTCCTAGTCAGCAAAGGAGTATGAGCTATTATAGCTATTTGTCCAATTTTCAAATGGTAAGAGAGGGTGTGGGATTTGATGCATGGGAGGCTGTAAAGAAGTCTGCAATTGGCGTTTTTCCTATGTTTTATGAGCTCAAATTCACATGGTGTGCGAAGCTTGTCCATTACCTTTTAACGAATCAGCTTCAAGTGAAGAAGAATTATGAGATATGGTCGTTGATTGATTGGCAGCCCATTCGTCTCTCTTTGGTTGAATTTGGTGAGATAACGGGAATGAATTGTGAACCGTTCCAAAAAGGGGAAATTTGTGATGTTGATCATACAGACTTCTGGAAAGAAATGGGGGTTTCTACAGTTGTTGGTCCTAACTTGGTTCAGCTTCAGTCGGTATTGGAAAGATGCAAGTATTGGAGTCTCGAGAAGAGGACAATGGTTGGATTGTTATGTGTTCTTCATCTTGGTGTCTATGGAATTGCTCCCTCAAGTCATATTCCGTTGGAGTGTGCGAAGAGAGTCCTTGATTATGAAGCTTTCCAAAGATACCCGTGGGGTCGCGTAGCGTGTCAGAGTTTGATATACTCTGTTAAGTGTGCTGATTACAGCACAAAGGAATCATATACAATGGCAGGGTTTATTTTCATCTTACAAATATGGGCATATGAGTCAGTTATGGGCTTAGGAGAGCTTTACGGAAACAGAATTGGTGGTGCAGAAGTGCCTCTTCTTTCATGGAGTGGATCCCGCAAGAGATTCAAGTTCGAGGAGTTTGTTAGACAGGAGAAAGAGCACCATGAAGATAAG GTGCGTGTGAGACATTTTACCACAGAACCAAATGGACAGTATACGCCTAAGTGGGATGATGAAGTTGATGATGGTGATGTGATAAACTTGGTTCTGGATATACGTAATGATTGTATAAATAGAGGATTTTGGGATGTCACAGAAGAATCTCCAGCTACTACAAGGCTGAAGCGTCCTAAATCTGTTCCCGAGACTGATGGTCAGAGTTCTAAAAAGAAAAAAGGTGATGATACAAAAACTGTTGGGATTGAAGAAAACACTAATAGTCCAAGT AAAGAAGAAATTCCAGTGAGCCAGCTTTACACTTTGATGAAGACATTGACAGGAAAACTGGATAACATAGATACATCGATTGAAGCAAAGGTTGGTTCCCTTCTCGCTCCTATAACTGAGAAGCTAGCAACAATGGAGAAGGAACTTCAAAAGATGAAACAAAAAGAGGCAGCTGATGAGAGGAAAGAAGATGCAAATTCCAACGCTAACAATAATGAAAATGCTGAAGTAAATAGCAAAGAAATG TCTTGGATGGTGGAGATGAATTCCACATCGCAGGATGGTTTACCTTCTCAACGTGTTGTCAAAAAAGCAAAGAAGGCAAGCAAAAAATGTGAAGATATGGGACTTGACAAGAAAAAGGTTTTTGATAAGAAGGTTTTGAAAACCAAAATTCAAGTGCCACATTTACTTGATAACGCCTCAGGGGATGAAACATGGTCTGATCCAGTGCAGCGTGAAAAGGTTACAGATCTTGGTGATCATTTAGATGCCTTAGCAGCCATGGCTAAAAAGCTAAATAAGCCTACATCTCCCACACCTTCGTCACCTCCGCAGAAGCGCCAAACTAAGCTGGCATCATCTCAGCTTTTTCCTTTCGTAGGAAACTCTACCGTGAAGCGCATCATCACAGGTGTGACACCGTCCGTCTCAGCATATGATCCGTTTGCTGATGTTGACGCTGATAAAATGAGGAATTTACTGCACTTTTTACTGGATGATGA GAAGAACTCGGACAGGACATCTACCCATAGTACAGAGTTCTATAAGGTGATAATAACCCCAAGAAATAAGTGGCGTACATATAACTATGGCTGGTTGAATAACATG CATATGTGGTCTGCGATGCATATGTTCTATAAGAGATCACTTTGTGATCCTTCACCATACCATTCTCAGCGCATTGCTTTTTTGGATCAGTGGGTTGTCACCAAAATTGTCAGTGATTTTAAAGAGTTTAATACGAAGACTTGGAAACCTACAGATACATATAAGGGTATCTTCAACGGCACGTATCCATCTGACCGAGTCACAAACAAGAAGTGGCTTCACGATATAGATCATCTATATGCATGTCATTTCGTAAATGGTAATCACTGGGTTGCATTGGACATCGACTTGGGGAAGGAGACCATTACCGTTTATGACAGCATTCTGACCTTAGTAGATGATAAAGAAATCCAGAACTTCTGCCGGCCGTTTGCAAAGATGATTCCCTCCATTCTGAGTACTATGGTCTCCGCCACTGTTCGGAAGAAAAGTGAAAAACAATTCACTGTACGAAGATTGAAAAAAGTTCCACAGAATGACCCCCCAGGAGACTGTGGTGTTTATACCATAAAATACATTGAATGTCTTGCGATTGGTTGCACATTTGAAGGGTTACGTGATGAAACCATTCAGGATCTTCGACGGAAGCTAGCTGCTGAGATTTACGACTCTGTTGGAGAACCTCAAATCACTCATTTATTTACTGATACTGCAAAGTAG
- the LOC106329899 gene encoding uncharacterized protein LOC106329899 has product MNPGLHKYLETADIQKWARVHFPGDRYNLMTTNIAESINKVISSSRTLPIVKLLDALRLMMTRWFTSRRIAAGTTKTTLTRGVEILLEKRVSNAKVLTVQSIDLHHSQVTTGSSLHIVNLGGRQCTCRRFDKEKLPCVHAIAAVEARDVLFLPFFLSRQENNND; this is encoded by the exons ATGAATCCAGGATTACATAAATATTTGGAAACTGCTGATATACAAAAGTGGGCTCGTGTGCATTTCCCTGGGGATAGATACAACTTAATGACGACAAACATTGCTGAGTCCATCAACAAAGTCATCTCAAGCTCGAGAACTCTGCCCATTGTAAAACTCTTGGATGCGTTACGGTTAATGATGACAAGATGGTTTACAAGTAGGAGGATAGCTGCAGGAACAACGAAGACAACCTTGACTCGTGGAGTGGAGATACTTTTGGAG AAACGTGTATCAAATGCAAAGGTGCTTACAGTTCAATCAATTGATTTGCATCATTCACAAGTTACAACTGGTTCGTCTCTTCATATCGTTAATTTAGGAGGAAGACAATGTACTTGTCGTCGGTTTGATAAGGAGAAGTTACCATGTGTTCATGCAATCGCGGCGGTAGAAGCAC GTGATGTGTTGTTCTTACCGTTCTTCCTTAGTAGGCAAGAGAACAACAACGATTGA